A genomic stretch from Solenopsis invicta isolate M01_SB chromosome 15, UNIL_Sinv_3.0, whole genome shotgun sequence includes:
- the LOC113004156 gene encoding uncharacterized protein LOC113004156: MVSRRSRKRKSTIFTDRSKQENFHEHRTINYSKNRLHEHPYETRSKSWKSKIETTDLIKSLIPSRRSSRDSIIYLGSFHKSPQLITLEEDSNGNFFEKFVQPEAWLNTRITRSCLK, translated from the exons ATGGTTTCTCGTCgttcgagaaaaagaaaaagcacGATTTTCACGGATCGTTCAAAACAAGAAAACTTTCACGAACACAGAACCATCAATTACTCGAAGAAtcg GCTGCACGAGCATCCATACGAGACGCGTTCGAAAAGTTGGAAAAGTAAGATAGAAACGACGGATCTGATCAAATCTCTCATCCCATCGAGACGGTCATCACGCGACAGTATTATATATCTAGGCTCGTTTCATAAAAGTCCACAGCTTATAACGTTAGAAGAGGACAGTAACGGAaacttctttgaaaaatttgttcaacCGGAAGCATGGCTCAACACCAGAATCACAAGAAGTTGTTTGAAGTAa
- the LOC120359650 gene encoding uncharacterized protein LOC120359650: protein MIDDVLLLVLLVLLVLLFTIAYKRITGFHPKNQVYQKVCNHSKEHPRKRITIVHDQDRRSLESDSKSEKSNKSADAAVTTISTATTAVAAVAAVAVVTACALRLTQNPRKK, encoded by the exons ATGATTGACGACGTATTATTATTGGTATTATTGGTATTATTGGTATTATTATTCACCATTGCGTATAAAAGGATAACAG GTTTTCATCCAAAGAACCAAGTTTACCAAAAGGTCTGCAACCACTCGAAAGAACATCCTCGCAAAAGAATTACAATC GTACATGATCAAGATAGAAGATCGCTTGAGTCTGATTCAAAGAGCGAGAAATCCAATAAATCCGCCGACGCCGCCGTTACCACTATctccaccgccaccaccgccgtcgccgccgtcgccgccgtcgccgtcgtcaccGCCTGCGCCCTTCGCCTCACGCAAAATCCgcggaaaaaataa